One window of the Nicotiana tabacum cultivar K326 chromosome 4, ASM71507v2, whole genome shotgun sequence genome contains the following:
- the LOC107830880 gene encoding uncharacterized protein LOC107830880, with product MALKHSFIPSSASCTLQVNHYSYVPHPVTIRKNPICLRPFSQSSFPSFSSSCLPQTTSSPLFLSFLEDDEEESEEEEEELILSETEQLKQPDNDPIRRFFQTRTADLESDPDPGREGKLSFSKNRKTSWHLASISSSTENDEDEVEDILNLPLDTLSSPKNEGVVSEILAKARSLPENVTLGEVLGEFERRVGAKECEEVLGLLGNEGLAINCLYFFEWMRLNEPSLVTPRAYTILFPILGRAGMSKELLVLFKNLPGKKGFRDVHVYNAAISGFLCCRRYDDAWGVFESMETNSVQPDHVTSSIMITIMRKRGNSAKEAWNLFEKMNGKGVKWSLEVAGALIKSFCDEGLKKEALIIQSEMEKKGISSNVIVYNTLMHAYCKANQIEEAEGLFDEMKRKKIAPTSATYNILMDAYSRRLQPDVVEKLLLEMENAGLEPNVKSYTCLISAYGKLKKMSDMAANAFLRMKKVGIKPNSYSYTALIHAYSISGWHDKAYTAFENMLREGIKPSIETYTALLDAFRRAGDTQTLKKIWKMMIRDKIEGTRVTFNILLDGFAKQGCYVEARDVICEFGKLGLQPTVMTYNMLINAYARGGEESRLPQLVKEMAALNLKPDSITYSTMIYAYIRVRDFKRAFYYHKQMVKSRQVPDTESYEKLRAILDVKAAIKNRKDKSALMGIVRSSMGLLKEKKKGKKDEFWKNRKRGSRFQGQ from the exons ATGGCGCTGAAACACTCCTTTATCCCGTCTTCTGCTTCCTGTACATTACAGGTCAATCACTACTCCTATGTCCCTCACCCTGTTACAATTAGAAAAAATCCCATATGCCTTAGACCATTCTCTCAATCATCCTTCCCTTCTTTCTCCAGCTCTTGCCTTCCTCAGACTACATCCTCCccccttttcctttcttttcttgaagacgacgaagaagaatctgaagaagaagaagaagaacttatTCTTTCAGAAACCGAGCAGCTAAAACAACCAGACAATGACCCAATTCGCCGGTTCTTCCAGACCCGGACTGCAGACTTAGAATCCGACCCAGACCCAGGTCGTGAAGGCAAGTTATCATTTTCAAAGAACCGTAAAACATCTTGGCACCTCGCTTCTATCAGTAGTTCAACTGAAAATGACGAGGACGAGGTCGAGGACATACTAAACTTACCACTCGACACACTCTCAAGTCCTAAAAATGAGGGTGTTGTAAGTGAAATATTGGCAAAGGCGAGGAGTTTACCGGAAAATGTGACGTTAGGGGAGGTATTAGGGGAATTTGAAAGGAGGGTTGGGGCAAAAGAGTGTGAAGAGGTGCTGGGTTTATTAGGAAATGAAGGTTTGGCTATTAATTGCTTGTATTTTTTCGAGTGGATGAGGCTTAATGAGCCTTCATTGGTTACACCTCGCGCTTATACAATTCTGTTCCCTATACTTGGGAGGGCTGGTATGAGCAAGGAGTTGCTAGTTTTGTTTAAAAACTTGCCTGGAAAAAAAGGGTTCAGGGATGTTCATGTTTACAACGCGGCCATTTCCGGGTTTTTATGCTGTAGAAG GTATGATGATGCTTGGGGAGTTTTTGAGTCCATGGAAACAAATTCTGTCCAACCAGACCATGTGACGAGTTCCATTATGATTACAATTATGAGGAAACGAGGCAATAGCGCCAAAGAAGCTTGGAATTTATTCGAAAAGATGAACGGAAAAGGTGTGAAGTGGAGCTTGGAAGTAGCAGGCGctctaattaaatccttttgtgaTGAAGGCCTGAAGAAGGAAGCTTTAATTATCCAGTCAGAaatggagaaaaagggaatatctTCTAACGTCATTGTCTATAATACTCTGATGCATGCTTACTGTAAAGCTAACCAAATTGAAGAAGCTGAAGGTCTCTTTGATgagatgaagaggaaaaaaatTGCACCTACCTCGGCTACTTACAATATTTTGATGGATGCATACAGTAGGAGACTGCAGCCTGATGTTGTTGAGAAACTGCTACTGGAAATGGAAAATGCTGGTTTGGAGCCAAATgtgaaatcatatacatgcctgATCAGTGCCTATGGTAAACTGAAGAAAATGAGTGACATGGCTGCAAATGCATTCTTGAGAATGAAAAAGGTTGGTATAAAACCGAATTCTTACTCTTATACAGCTCTTATCCATGCCTATTCAATCAGTGGGTGGCATGATAAAGCTTATACAGCTTTTGAGAACATGCTAAGGGAGGGAATAAAACCCTCGATAGAAACTTATACTGCTCTGCTTGATGCATTTAGACGTGCTGGTGATACCCAAACACTcaagaaaatttggaaaatgaTGATCAGAGATAAAATTGAAGGGACAAGGGTGACATTTAACATTCTACTCGATGGATTTGCTAAACAAGGTTGCTATGTTGAAGCAAGAGATGTGATTTGTGAGTTTGGGAAGCTTGGGTTACAGCCAACAGTAATGACTTACAACATGCTGATCAATGCATATGCAAGAGGAGGAGAAGAATCAAGGTTGCCGCAGCTTGTGAAGGAGATGGCAGCACTTAATCTAAAACCTGATTCTATTACTTATTCCACAATGATATATGCCTATATCCGTGTGCGGGATTTCAAGAGGGCATTTTATTATCACAAGCAGATGGTGAAAAGTCGGCAAGTGCCTGATACTGAATCATATGAGAAGCTCAGGGCAATTCTGGATGTAAAAGCTGCCATAAAGAACAGGAAGGATAAGAGTGCTTTAATGGGAATAGTTAGAAGCAGTATGGGCTtgttgaaagagaagaaaaagggaaagaaggATGAGTTctggaaaaatagaaaaagaggatCAAGATTTCAAGGACAGTAA
- the LOC107830878 gene encoding putative Ufm1-specific protease isoform X2 — MVSETQDPTIRILCRRLQIIKNESGLQWLIGSPFFPRHTIISTFRCIHTTPSNPLSPDFSKESDDIRTLLPKGFEVIGALIVENDGNLDKIAGEAINAACNLKKSLSSDENLGNLELVGAVVDLNSANDVRFFVSKDGKLGSLQSVSSIMYEDKPEKYIWERGCLLRCALHVKLPLYYNTSNPDDVHEIYMRAAEAVASKFKDPQVTCLIEALAETSSGAIVLRGSDLNTYSSNSSSELKDSDTKALLCSYFFSMSKDITSFSSIENADKIQVSFLLNKSINSAKPSAPIAEYYPATQETELLVIGHKLEVLCYAAKDLSLAYSVSKLVIPALLDQLHSMRKVIMPDLLKGHPEWHPYHFLPPGLLHPITVLYELSYGETELKQVETRRSLHLRLGLPFDRPLLRISNAIDLVGKKNTGSSVQKGSSLLKDAHLGIPCSGVSGGVSSLVQGSYEYYHYLHEGLDDSGWGCAYRSLQTIISWFKLQNYTSIDVPSHSSLFLKQETARYKMKTNRTQGVPSIAQSNINHG, encoded by the exons ATGGTTAGCGAAACCCAAGACCCGACTATTCGGATCCTCTGCCGGAGGCTCCAGATTATCAAGAATGAATCGGGTCTTCAATGGCTCATCGGCTCTCCATTCTTCCCTCGCCATACCATTATCTCTACCTTCCGATGTATCCACACTACCCCCTCCAATCCTCTATCTCCGGATTTCTCCAAAGAATCAG atGATATAAGAACACTGCTTCCGAAGGGTTTTGAAGTTATTGGAGCTTTAATTGTCGAAAATGACGGAAATTTGGACAAAATCGCCGGGGAGGCGATTAATGCAGCTTGTAATTTGAAGAAAAGTTTGTCGAGTGATGAAAATTTGGGCAATCTGGAGCTGGTCGGTGCTGTGGTGGATTTAAATAGCGCTAATGATGTTCGTTTTTTCGTGTCGAAGGATGGAAAATTGGGCAGTCTTCAGAGTGTTAGTTCCATTATGTACGAAGACAAGCCTGAAAAGTATATTTGGGAAAGAGGCTGTTTGCTTCGGTGTGCTCTTCATGTAAAATTGCCTCTGTATTATAATACTAGTAACCCTGATG ATGTACATGAGATATATATGCGTGCAGCTGAAGCTGTTGCTAGTAAATTCAAAGACCCACAAGTTACTTGCCTAATAGAAGCTTTAGCTGAAACTTCAAGTGGTGCTATCGTTCTTCGTGGTTCAGACCTGAACACATATAGTTCAAATTCTTCCTCTGAACTTAAAGATTCTGATACGAAAGCTTTGTTATGTTCATACTTCTTTTCAATGAGTAAAGATATTACCTCATTTTCTTCAATAGAG AATGCAGATAAAATCCAAGTAAGCTTTCTGCTTAATAAATCAATAAATTCTGCAAAACCTTCTGCACCTATTGCTGAATATTATCCAG CCACCCAGGAAACTGAACTTCTGGTCATAGGCCATAAACTTGAAGTGCTTTGTTATGCGGCAAAAGATCTATCGCTGGCTTATAGCGTATCAAAGTTGGTCATCCCTGCACTACTTGACCAGTTACACTCAATGAGGAAAGTTATCATGCCTGACCTCTTAAAGGGGCATCCGGAG TGGCATCCATATCACTTCCTTCCTCCAGGACTTTTACATCCGATTACAGTCTTGTATGAACTTAGTTATGGTGAGACAGAACTGAAGCAAG TTGAAACAAGAAGATCCCTCCATTTGAGACTTGGGTTACCTTTTGATCGCCCTCTTCTTAGAATTTCAAATGCTATTGATCTAGTAGGGAAGAAGAATACTGGCAGCTCAGTCCAGAAAG GCTCTTCTTTGCTTAAGGATGCACATTTGGGGATTCCATGTAGTGGTG TTTCTGGAGGTGTCTCCTCTCTGGTTCAAGGTTCTTATGAGTACTACCATTACCTCCATGAGGGACTTGATGACTCG GGGTGGGGCTGTGCTTACCGCTCTCTGCAGACAATCATTTCTTGGTTCAAGTTGCAAAATTACACTTCGATTGATGTCCCATCACACAG CTCCCTCTTTTTAAAACAAGAGACTGCTAGATATAAAA TGAAAACAAACAGAACACAAGGAGTACCATCTATTGCGCAGAGCAACATAAATCATGGTTAA
- the LOC107830878 gene encoding putative Ufm1-specific protease isoform X1, which produces MVSETQDPTIRILCRRLQIIKNESGLQWLIGSPFFPRHTIISTFRCIHTTPSNPLSPDFSKESDDIRTLLPKGFEVIGALIVENDGNLDKIAGEAINAACNLKKSLSSDENLGNLELVGAVVDLNSANDVRFFVSKDGKLGSLQSVSSIMYEDKPEKYIWERGCLLRCALHVKLPLYYNTSNPDDVHEIYMRAAEAVASKFKDPQVTCLIEALAETSSGAIVLRGSDLNTYSSNSSSELKDSDTKALLCSYFFSMSKDITSFSSIENADKIQVSFLLNKSINSAKPSAPIAEYYPATQETELLVIGHKLEVLCYAAKDLSLAYSVSKLVIPALLDQLHSMRKVIMPDLLKGHPEWHPYHFLPPGLLHPITVLYELSYGETELKQVETRRSLHLRLGLPFDRPLLRISNAIDLVGKKNTGSSVQKGSSLLKDAHLGIPCSGVSGGVSSLVQGSYEYYHYLHEGLDDSGWGCAYRSLQTIISWFKLQNYTSIDVPSHREIQQALVEIGDKDPSFIGSREWIGAIELSFVLDKLIGVSCKIINVRSGAELPEKCRELALHFENQGTPVMIGGGVLAYTLLGVDYNDATGDCAFLILDPHYTGNDDIKKIVNGGWCGWKKAVDSKGKHFFLHDKFYNLLLPQRPNMV; this is translated from the exons ATGGTTAGCGAAACCCAAGACCCGACTATTCGGATCCTCTGCCGGAGGCTCCAGATTATCAAGAATGAATCGGGTCTTCAATGGCTCATCGGCTCTCCATTCTTCCCTCGCCATACCATTATCTCTACCTTCCGATGTATCCACACTACCCCCTCCAATCCTCTATCTCCGGATTTCTCCAAAGAATCAG atGATATAAGAACACTGCTTCCGAAGGGTTTTGAAGTTATTGGAGCTTTAATTGTCGAAAATGACGGAAATTTGGACAAAATCGCCGGGGAGGCGATTAATGCAGCTTGTAATTTGAAGAAAAGTTTGTCGAGTGATGAAAATTTGGGCAATCTGGAGCTGGTCGGTGCTGTGGTGGATTTAAATAGCGCTAATGATGTTCGTTTTTTCGTGTCGAAGGATGGAAAATTGGGCAGTCTTCAGAGTGTTAGTTCCATTATGTACGAAGACAAGCCTGAAAAGTATATTTGGGAAAGAGGCTGTTTGCTTCGGTGTGCTCTTCATGTAAAATTGCCTCTGTATTATAATACTAGTAACCCTGATG ATGTACATGAGATATATATGCGTGCAGCTGAAGCTGTTGCTAGTAAATTCAAAGACCCACAAGTTACTTGCCTAATAGAAGCTTTAGCTGAAACTTCAAGTGGTGCTATCGTTCTTCGTGGTTCAGACCTGAACACATATAGTTCAAATTCTTCCTCTGAACTTAAAGATTCTGATACGAAAGCTTTGTTATGTTCATACTTCTTTTCAATGAGTAAAGATATTACCTCATTTTCTTCAATAGAG AATGCAGATAAAATCCAAGTAAGCTTTCTGCTTAATAAATCAATAAATTCTGCAAAACCTTCTGCACCTATTGCTGAATATTATCCAG CCACCCAGGAAACTGAACTTCTGGTCATAGGCCATAAACTTGAAGTGCTTTGTTATGCGGCAAAAGATCTATCGCTGGCTTATAGCGTATCAAAGTTGGTCATCCCTGCACTACTTGACCAGTTACACTCAATGAGGAAAGTTATCATGCCTGACCTCTTAAAGGGGCATCCGGAG TGGCATCCATATCACTTCCTTCCTCCAGGACTTTTACATCCGATTACAGTCTTGTATGAACTTAGTTATGGTGAGACAGAACTGAAGCAAG TTGAAACAAGAAGATCCCTCCATTTGAGACTTGGGTTACCTTTTGATCGCCCTCTTCTTAGAATTTCAAATGCTATTGATCTAGTAGGGAAGAAGAATACTGGCAGCTCAGTCCAGAAAG GCTCTTCTTTGCTTAAGGATGCACATTTGGGGATTCCATGTAGTGGTG TTTCTGGAGGTGTCTCCTCTCTGGTTCAAGGTTCTTATGAGTACTACCATTACCTCCATGAGGGACTTGATGACTCG GGGTGGGGCTGTGCTTACCGCTCTCTGCAGACAATCATTTCTTGGTTCAAGTTGCAAAATTACACTTCGATTGATGTCCCATCACACAG GGAAATACAGCAGGCACTTGTAGAGATTGGTGACAAAGATCCTTCATTTATAGGGTCACGTGAATGGATTGGAGCCATTGAACTCAGTTTTGTCTTGGATAAACTAATTGGA GTTAGTTGCAAAATCATAAATGTAAGATCTGGAGCTGAGCTTCCTGAAAAGTGTCGAGAGTTGGCATTGCATTTTGAGAATCAAGGAACACCAGTCATGATTG GTGGTGGTGTTCTTGCATACACTCTCCTTGGCGTGGATTATAATGATGCAACTGGAGATTGTGCTTTCCTTATACTGGATCCTCATTATACTGGTAATGATGATATCAAGAAAATAGTAAATGGTGGATGGTGTGGGTGGAAGAAAGCTGTTGATAGCAAGGGGAAGCACTTTTTCTTGCATGATAAGTTCTATAATCTTCTGCTTCCTCAGCGGCCTAATATGGTCTAG